A stretch of Acidimicrobiia bacterium DNA encodes these proteins:
- a CDS encoding cupin domain-containing protein, whose amino-acid sequence MPSEGPTHTTPTARTWVLRSDEDVYEQRVEYAPASPFPPLHFHPAQDELFEIEKGAVVFVVDGAERTVAAGGLIEIAAGTPHKARNASTDEPAVVRWVTTPALRSADFFALAAKLGDDAGLFERALFAHEYRDVFRASGMLGRLIPMVAAIARLLGRRPPHLD is encoded by the coding sequence ATGCCCTCGGAAGGACCGACGCACACCACGCCGACCGCCCGCACCTGGGTCCTGCGCTCGGATGAGGACGTCTATGAGCAGCGGGTCGAGTACGCGCCCGCTTCGCCGTTCCCACCACTCCATTTTCACCCGGCCCAAGACGAGCTCTTCGAGATCGAGAAGGGCGCCGTGGTGTTCGTGGTCGACGGCGCTGAGCGGACGGTCGCAGCGGGCGGTTTGATCGAGATCGCGGCGGGGACCCCCCACAAGGCGCGGAACGCGTCGACGGACGAGCCCGCGGTGGTCCGATGGGTGACCACGCCGGCGCTGCGCTCAGCCGACTTCTTCGCGCTCGCCGCCAAGCTCGGCGACGATGCCGGCCTGTTCGAACGGGCCCTCTTCGCGCATGAGTACCGGGATGTCTTCCGAGCCAGCGGCATGCTGGGCCGGCTCATCCCGATGGTGGCAGCGATCGCTCGTCTGCTCGGGAGGAGGCCGCCGCACCTCGACTGA